A window of Ipomoea triloba cultivar NCNSP0323 chromosome 2, ASM357664v1 contains these coding sequences:
- the LOC116006858 gene encoding phosphoserine phosphatase, chloroplastic yields MEGSMSLQIKSIKAYYRQENSGFVSAFAPRVSGRVSWKSIGMIRNPKPVNSVFASIQPIEVSKRTSFANALPSKEVIDIWQNASAVCFDVDSTVCVDEGIDELAEFCGAGKAVAEWTARAMSGSVPFEEALAARLSLFNPSLSQVQDFLEKKPPRLSPGIDELVNTLKDRKTDVYLISGGFRQMINPVASILGIPSENIFANQLLFGSSGEFMGFDRNEPTSRSGGKAAAVRQIRKDRAYKSLVMIGDGATDLEARQPGGADLYICYGGVQLRESVAAKADWLVFDFNDLINSL; encoded by the exons ATGGAGGGGTCGATGAGTTTGCAGATCAAATCCATTAAAGCTTATTATAGGCAGGAGAATTCAGGCTTTGTTTCTGCATTTGCTCCAAGAGTGTCAGGAAGAGTTTCATGGAAATCAATTGGGATGATTAGAAATCCCAAGCCTGTGAATTCGGTTTTCGCTTCAATTCAGCCTATCGAAGTTTCAAAAAGAACCAGCTTTGCTAATGCATTACCATCTAAAG AGGTGATTGACATCTGGCAGAATGCAAGTGCTGTATGCTTTGACGTGGATAGCACAGTTTGTGTAGATGAGGGCATAGATGAACTTGCTGAGTTTTGTGGAGCTGGAAAGGCTGTTGCGGAATGGACTGCCAG GGCAATGAGTGGCTCAGTTCCCTTCGAGGAAGCCTTGGCTGCCAGACTATCTCTATTCAACCCTTCATTATCTCAAGTTCAGGATTTCTTAGAGAAGAAACCTCCAAG ACTGTCGCCTGGAATTGATGAATTGGTCAACACGCTGAAGGATAGGAAAACTGATGTTTATCTGATCTCTGGAGGGTTTCGTCAAATGATCAAT CCTGTTGCATCCATACTCGGTATACCGAGTGAAAATATTTTTGCCAATCAACTTCTCTTTGGAAGTTCCGGGGAATTTATGGGGTTTGACAGAAATGAGCCCACATCAAGGAGTGGAGGGAAAGCTGCTGCAGTTCGGCAGATACGAAAG gATCGTGCATACAAGTCACTAGTCATGATCGGGGATGGCGCTACAGACCTTGAG GCTCGTCAGCCAGGGGGTGCTGACTTGTATATCTGCTATGGGGGAGTTCAACTTCGAGAATCTGTTGCAGCAAAAGCTGATTGGTTGGTGTTCGACTTTAACGACTTGATCAATTCGTTGTAA
- the LOC116011148 gene encoding glycine-rich RNA-binding protein 2, mitochondrial-like has product MAFFSKAGNVLRQVVNKPQISHEISASTPSVFQILRFMSSSKLFVGGISWSTSDASLQDTFRKYGDVIEARVITDRETGRSRGFGFVTFGSAEDASAAIQALDGQMLDGRSIRVNYANERPPRSYGGGSGGFGSGGYGGGRYGGGGGYGGEGGYGGSGNFGGQGGEGSYGANNYGSGGSMGYGGDNQNYGVAGGAGGGDNFPSAGNTFGSSGFEGNTGFGYGSNNESSNIDEAGGDDSHPEQGSFRDDDDQPDDYAKRA; this is encoded by the exons ATGGCTTTCTTTAGTAAAGCTGGGAATGTACTCCGACAGGTGGTTAACAAGCCGCAAATCAGCCATGAGATCTCTGCATCCACACCTTCAGTTTTCCAAATCCTGCGATTTATGTCATCTTCAAAACTTTTTGTAGGAG GAATCTCTTGGAGTACAAGTGATGCAAGTCTTCAAGATACCTTCCGTAAATATGGAGATGTCATTGAAG CAAGGGTTATTACAGATCGTGAGACAGGCAGATCCAGGGGGTTTGGCTTTGTTACCTTTGGCAGTGCTGAGGATGCTAGTGCGGCAATCCAGGCATTGGATGGCCAG ATGCTTGATGGCCGCTCAATAAGGGTAAACTATGCAAATGAAAGGCCACCACGAAGCTATGGTGGTGGGTCTGGTGGATTTGGCAGCGGAGGATATGGTGGTGGCAGATATGGAGGTGGCGGCGGCTATGGCGGTGAAGGTGGGTATGGTGGCAGTGGGAATTTTGGTGGTCAAGGTGGCGAAGGTAGCTATGGTGCCAATAATTATGGTAGCGGTGGCAGCATGGGTTATGGTGGTGACAACCAGAACTATGGTGTTGCTGGCGGAGCTGGTGGAGGTGACAACTTCCCCAGTGCTGGCAATACTTTTGGGAGTAGTGGGTTTGAGGGAAATACAGGTTTTGGGTACGGCAGCAACAATGAGAGCAGCAACATAGATGAAGCCGGGGGAGATGATAGCCATCCGGAACAGGGGAGCTTTAGAGACGATGATGATCAACCCGATGACTATGCCAAAAGAGCCTAG
- the LOC116008702 gene encoding presenilin-like protein At2g29900, producing the protein MAQNQNARARPTTILDSLGEEIIRIITPVSICMFLVVILVSVLNTDADSSASSFTTIASAAYSESGSDSAWDKLKGALLNALIFVAVVTVVTFILVLLFYFRCTGFLKYYMGFSSFLVLGFMGGEIALFLIQDFSFPVDCVSFGLVLYNFTVVGVLAVFMSKMAIFVTQGYLVVIGVLVAYWFTMLPEWTTWVLLVAMALYDLAAVLLPGGPLRLLVELAISRDEDIPALVYEARPVINHDSVPRGTVIQRRVWRERSGNGSDSIENLDARPELNPNSSSSLDSSARNDQNETNLVSAEEGRSTREEDSELSAPLIQHSSITARLNSPEGPRDNFALEGVGLGSSGAIKLGLGDFIFYSVLVGRAAMYDFMTVYACYLAIVAGLGVTLMLLALYQKALPALPVSIMLGVLFYFLTRFLLEAFVVQCSMNLLMF; encoded by the coding sequence ATGGCTCAAAATCAAAATGCAAGAGCAAGACCCACAACCATTCTCGATTCCCTTGGCGAAGAAATCATTAGAATCATCACCCCAGTTTCAATCTGCATGTTTTTGGTGGTCATCCTTGTATCTGTACTCAACACTGACGCAGATTCCTCCGCCTCATCCTTCACCACCATAGCATCCGCCGCTTATTCCGAGAGCGGCTCGGACTCAGCGTGGGACAAGCTCAAAGGTGCCCTTTTGAATGCCCTCATATTCGTTGCTGTAGTTACTGTTGTTACCTTCATTCTCGTACTCCTGTTCTATTTCCGATGCACCGGTTTCCTGAAATACTACATGGGTTTCTCTTCATTTCTCGTCTTGGGGTTTATGGGCGGTGAAATTGCACTTTTCTTGATCCAAGACTTCAGCTTTCCTGTTGATTGTGTTAGTTTTGGTTTGGTATTGTATAATTTCACTGTTGTTGGTGTTCTTGCTGTGTTTATGTCAAAGATGGCGATTTTTGTAACACAAGGGTACTTGGTTGTCATTGGAGTGTTGGTTGCTTATTGGTTTACAATGTTGCCCGAATGGACGACTTGGGTGCTTCTCGTTGCAATGGCATTGTATGATCTTGCTGCAGTTTTGTTGCCTGGGGGGCCATTGAGGCTATTGGTTGAGCTTGCAATTTCAAGAGATGAAGATATCCCTGCTCTGGTTTATGAGGCTAGGCCGGTTATCAATCACGATTCAGTTCCCAGGGGAACTGTGATACAAAGGAGAGTGTGGAGAGAAAGATCCGGGAATGGTTCCGATTCAATTGAGAATTTAGACGCTAGGCCTGAATTAAATCCAAATTCCAGCTCTAGTTTGGATTCGTCTGCTAGAAATGATCAAAATGAGACGAATTTGGTTAGTGCTGAAGAGGGTCGCAGTACAAGGGAAGAGGATTCCGAGCTCTCTGCTCCACTAATTCAGCATAGTAGTATAACTGCCCGCTTGAATTCACCGGAGGGGCCAAGAGATAATTTTGCACTTGAAGGAGTTGGCTTAGGATCCTCTGGTGCGATTAAACTGGGGCTTGGTGACTTTATTTTCTACAGTGTATTAGTCGGCAGAGCTGCCATGTATGATTTCATGACAGTATATGCTTGTTACCTCGCGATTGTAGCTGGTCTTGGCGTTACTCTCATGCTTCTTGCTTTATATCAGAAAGCTTTGCCAGCTCTACCCGTGTCAATTATGCTAGGTgtgttgttttattttttaactcgATTTTTACTTGAAGCTTTTGTTGTGCAATGTTCTATGAACTTATTGATGTTTTAG